In Populus nigra chromosome 1, ddPopNigr1.1, whole genome shotgun sequence, one genomic interval encodes:
- the LOC133674297 gene encoding uncharacterized protein LOC133674297 isoform X2: MPLLDIATAQASLQNPLGPLRAQSHVRCKVFSSPFTFGDDKRLLSLGKCIEFRRKINGFERSKLWIKAIATFEPQSLVHKGDGNRKTSRGNEQLGANSDTLTAQVESLREDSMTLDDREKLRRKRISKANKGNTPWNKGRKHSPETLQKIRERTRLAMQDPKIKMKLANLGHAQSKETRVKIGHGVRLGWQKRREKQTMQEGCYFEWQNLIAEASRRGYTGEGELQWDSYNILRQQLEFEWVESVEKRKTTPRPKGSKRAPKSLEQRRKISEAIAAKWADPEYRERVFSGISKYHGTPVGARKPRQRPSGGSQSARQDSTRRTNDTEKGGTRSPIQQLRRRSKTPSYKDPLARSKLEMIKNIRAERTATETKKNEAIERARSLIAEAEKAANTLEAAAVRSPIARASLIEARKLISEAIQSIESVDTGLVRLRRK, translated from the exons ATGCCTTTATTAG ATATTGCTACTGCTCAGGCTTCCTTACAAAATCCTTTGGGTCCACTAAGGGCTCAATCCCATGTTCGCTGCAAAGTTTTTTCAAGTCCATTTACCTTTGGTGATGATAAGAGGCTGTTATCGTTAGGGAAATGTATTGAATTCCGTAGAAAGATAAATGGTTTTGAGAGGAGTAAACTTTGGATAAAGGCTATTGCTACCTTTGAACCCCAGTCTTTGGTTCACAAGGGAGATGGAAACAGAAAAACAAGTCGTGGAAATGAACAGCTTGGTGCCAATTCAGATACCTTGACAGCGCAGGTCGAGTCTTTACGCGAAGACTCGATGACATTAGACGACAGAGAAAAATTGAGACGGAAAAGGATTTCTAAAGCAAATAAAGGGAACACGCCATGGAACAAAGGGAGGAAACATAGCCCTG AAACCCTTCAGAAGATTAGAGAAAGAACAAGGCTTGCAATGCAGGATCCTAAG ATCAAGATGAAGCTAGCCAACCTTGGACACGCTCAGAG CAAAGAGACAAGGGTGAAAATTGGGCATGGAGTTAGATTAGGGTGGCAGAAGCGCCGTGAGAAGCAGACGATGCAGGAAGGTTGTTATTTTGAATGGCAGAACTTAATCGCAGAAGCTTCAAGAAGAGGCTATACTGGTGAGGGAGAGCTGCAGTGGGATTCCTACAATATCTTAAGGCAACAGCTTGAGTTTGAATGGGTGGAGAGTgttgaaaaaaggaaaacaacgcCTAGGCCAAAAGGTAGCAAGAGAGCACCGAAATCCCttgaacaaagaagaaaaatatcagAAGCCATTGCTGCAAAATGGGCTGATCCT GAATACCGTGAGAGAGTCTTCTCTGGCATTTCTAAATATCATGGCACACCAGTTGGAGCCAGAAAGCCAAGGCAGAGGCCAAGTGGTGGCTCACAGTCTGCTAGACAGGACTCCACAAGGAGAACTAATGATACAGAAAAGGGGGGTACCAGAAGCCCAATTCAGCAGTTGAGGCGAAGAAGTAAGACACCGTCATACAAAGATCCTTTGGCACGCTCGAAGTTGGAGATGATAAAGAACATCAGAGCGGAAAGAACAGCCacagaaaccaagaaaaatgaAGCCATTGAACGAGCAAG GTCGTTAATTGCAGAAGCTGAGAAGGCCGCTAACACTCTTGAAGCAGCTGCAGTGAGGAGCCCCATCGCTCGTGCCTCCCTAATCGAAGCCAGAAAGCTCATTTCTGAAGCAATTCAATCAATTGAATCTGTGGATACAGG GTTAGTGAGGTTGAGAAGGAAATAA
- the LOC133674297 gene encoding uncharacterized protein LOC133674297 isoform X1 yields the protein MPLLDIATAQASLQNPLGPLRAQSHVRCKVFSSPFTFGDDKRLLSLGKCIEFRRKINGFERSKLWIKAIATFEPQSLVHKGDGNRKTSRGNEQLGANSDTLTAQVESLREDSMTLDDREKLRRKRISKANKGNTPWNKGRKHSPETLQKIRERTRLAMQDPKIKMKLANLGHAQSKETRVKIGHGVRLGWQKRREKQTMQEGCYFEWQNLIAEASRRGYTGEGELQWDSYNILRQQLEFEWVESVEKRKTTPRPKGSKRAPKSLEQRRKISEAIAAKWADPEYRERVFSGISKYHGTPVGARKPRQRPSGGSQSARQDSTRRTNDTEKGGTRSPIQQLRRRSKTPSYKDPLARSKLEMIKNIRAERTATETKKNEAIERARSLIAEAEKAANTLEAAAVRSPIARASLIEARKLISEAIQSIESVDTGYSISNDSISNEIEIDRHPDPSLAPTKQVSEVEKEINAGNGGLGQVALRQVNGTKILETSKDEDLNFCNLAFNDILNGEKELHHLGTSAYGLSSLSTASPGDHSSSGKQPGQVEPNGSLKSEKINLPNGSRVQYVKEETPSKPDTTKKWVRGRLVEGTGGG from the exons ATGCCTTTATTAG ATATTGCTACTGCTCAGGCTTCCTTACAAAATCCTTTGGGTCCACTAAGGGCTCAATCCCATGTTCGCTGCAAAGTTTTTTCAAGTCCATTTACCTTTGGTGATGATAAGAGGCTGTTATCGTTAGGGAAATGTATTGAATTCCGTAGAAAGATAAATGGTTTTGAGAGGAGTAAACTTTGGATAAAGGCTATTGCTACCTTTGAACCCCAGTCTTTGGTTCACAAGGGAGATGGAAACAGAAAAACAAGTCGTGGAAATGAACAGCTTGGTGCCAATTCAGATACCTTGACAGCGCAGGTCGAGTCTTTACGCGAAGACTCGATGACATTAGACGACAGAGAAAAATTGAGACGGAAAAGGATTTCTAAAGCAAATAAAGGGAACACGCCATGGAACAAAGGGAGGAAACATAGCCCTG AAACCCTTCAGAAGATTAGAGAAAGAACAAGGCTTGCAATGCAGGATCCTAAG ATCAAGATGAAGCTAGCCAACCTTGGACACGCTCAGAG CAAAGAGACAAGGGTGAAAATTGGGCATGGAGTTAGATTAGGGTGGCAGAAGCGCCGTGAGAAGCAGACGATGCAGGAAGGTTGTTATTTTGAATGGCAGAACTTAATCGCAGAAGCTTCAAGAAGAGGCTATACTGGTGAGGGAGAGCTGCAGTGGGATTCCTACAATATCTTAAGGCAACAGCTTGAGTTTGAATGGGTGGAGAGTgttgaaaaaaggaaaacaacgcCTAGGCCAAAAGGTAGCAAGAGAGCACCGAAATCCCttgaacaaagaagaaaaatatcagAAGCCATTGCTGCAAAATGGGCTGATCCT GAATACCGTGAGAGAGTCTTCTCTGGCATTTCTAAATATCATGGCACACCAGTTGGAGCCAGAAAGCCAAGGCAGAGGCCAAGTGGTGGCTCACAGTCTGCTAGACAGGACTCCACAAGGAGAACTAATGATACAGAAAAGGGGGGTACCAGAAGCCCAATTCAGCAGTTGAGGCGAAGAAGTAAGACACCGTCATACAAAGATCCTTTGGCACGCTCGAAGTTGGAGATGATAAAGAACATCAGAGCGGAAAGAACAGCCacagaaaccaagaaaaatgaAGCCATTGAACGAGCAAG GTCGTTAATTGCAGAAGCTGAGAAGGCCGCTAACACTCTTGAAGCAGCTGCAGTGAGGAGCCCCATCGCTCGTGCCTCCCTAATCGAAGCCAGAAAGCTCATTTCTGAAGCAATTCAATCAATTGAATCTGTGGATACAGGGTATAGCATATCCAATGATAGCATATCTAATGAGATTGAGATTGACAGGCACCCTGACCCATCTCTTGCACCAACCAAACAGGTTAGTGAGGTTGAGAAGGAAATAAATGCAGGCAACGGAGGCTTGGGTCAAGTAGCGTTGAGACAAGTAAATGGGACCAAGATCCTGGAAACAAGTAAAGATGAAGACCTTAATTTCTGTAATTTAGCCTTCAATGATATACTGAATGGTGAGAAGGAACTTCACCACTTAGGCACCAGTGCATATGGTTTGTCTTCACTGAGCACTGCGAGTCCTGGAGACCATTCGAGTTCAGGAAAGCAACCTGGCCAAGTGGAACCAAACGGGAGTCTGAAGTCTGAAAAGATTAATCTACCGAATGGATCCAGAGTTCAGTATGTGAAAGAAGAGACACCTTCCAAACCGGACACTACTAAGAAATGGGTTCGTGGTAGGCTCGTTGAAGGGACAGGAGGAGGCTGA